Proteins found in one Artemia franciscana chromosome 13, ASM3288406v1, whole genome shotgun sequence genomic segment:
- the LOC136034276 gene encoding uncharacterized protein LOC136034276: MRQHKQRYKFADDCSISLLRFLPQTYDQLEPLVAELRDQADQVKLQLSLEKSCVLRVNFLKKKSIDEPAPLQTKKSVKILGITLSDDLRFGDHINQITGKAAGLLKSFANLKRFGMAEQLLLSCYKTYVMPIVMYGCPVWHPSLTEKDRSQLETIQTRACKIILGSNYKDYEERLSELRLPTLDERRHETLMKFGADILKSTTHRDILPQFTSVTHAHKTRVATFKEGKELLECPPTHSTTRF, encoded by the coding sequence ATGAGACAGCATAAACAAAGGTACAAGTTCGCAGACGACTGTTCAATAAGTCTACTACGATTCCTTCCACAAACATACGACCAACTCGAGCCCCTAGTTGCAGAGCTACGGGATCAAGCTGATCAAGTGAAGCTCCAGCTAAGTCTTGAGAAAAGCTGTGTGTTGCGTGTCAACTTCCTAAAGAAGAAGAGCATTGACGAACCTGCACCTCTCCAAACAAAGAAATCAGTTAAAATACTCGGCATCACACTTAGTGACGATCTTAGGTTCGGAGATCACATCAACCAGATCACAGGAAAAGCAGCTGGTCTTCTAAAATCCTTTGCAAATCTCAAAAGGTTTGGAATGGCAGAACAACTCCTTCTTTCGTGCTACAAAACTTATGTAATGCCCATAGTCATGTATGGCTGTCCTGTCTGGCACCCATCGCTCACAGAGAAAGACAGAAGTCAGCTTGAAACAATTCAGACAAGAGCCTGCAAAATAATTCTTGGATCAAATTACAAAGACTACGAAGAAAGATTGAGCGAACTCAGGCTCCCAACCCTGGATGAAAGGAGGCACGAAACACTGATGAAGTTTGGAGCTGACATCCTGAAGTCCACAACGCACCGAGATATCCTGCCTCAGTTTACTTCAGTGACTCACGCACACAAGACGAGGGTGGCAACTTTTAAAGAGGGAAAAGAACTGTTAGAATGCCCGCCTACACACTCAACGACAAGATTTTAA
- the LOC136034277 gene encoding kinesin-like protein KIF21A — protein MHEELLEKLGKSQERILMIMQQYEDRLDFLGSKIKSLEVERDKILKEGGNEPTSSSEIKRHYEAQIQEMNKSIKHLQNLLAQQKKALADQNKLETQLSRRKEELLELKQNDQGTLFNLWNAYWQPILNRIPYGRIAQLRRIA, from the exons ATGCACGAAGaacttttagaaaaattaggaaaatccCAGGAACGCATCCTTATGATTATGCAGCAGTACGAAGACCGACTTGACTTCTTGGGATCAAAGATTAAGTCCCTCGAAGTTGAAAGagacaagattttaaaagaaggtGGCAACGAGCCCACCTCATCTTCTGAGATCAAGAGACACTATGAAGCTCAAATTcaagaaatgaataaaagtattaAACATCTCCAGAATCTATTAGCTCAACAGAAGAAGGCCTTAGCTGATCAAAATAAGCTAGAAACTCAGTTGAGTCGGCGGAAAGAAGAACTGCTAGAATTGAAACAA aatGATCAAGGCACGTTATTCAACCTGTGGAATGCGTATTGGCAACCAATTCTCAACCGCATACCTTACGGCCGCATCGCACAATTACGCCGCATTGCATag